A stretch of Prunus dulcis chromosome 6, ALMONDv2, whole genome shotgun sequence DNA encodes these proteins:
- the LOC117632291 gene encoding gamma-interferon-responsive lysosomal thiol protein isoform X1 encodes MASSLTESRTLCFSLLPCLLLFALFTPTSSSARTLPSDSGKVSLALYYESLCPYSANFIVNYLVKLFEDDLISIVDLKLSPWGNAKLRSNDTFSCQHGPSECLLNTVEACAIKIWPALNDHFPFIYCIESLVYEHKYPQWESCYEKLGLDSKPIAECYSSGLGKELELQYAAETSALQPPHQYVPWVVVDGLPIYEDYENFLTYVCNAYNGTAALKACSKLSLNTIQKASTKSTLSVGCNEGKMPALFGRIRSTLTSWMRQMNMAIWI; translated from the exons ATGGCTTCCTCTCTCACAGAAAGTAGAaccctttgtttttctcttctccCCTGCCTCTTGTTGTTTGCTCTGTTCACACccacttcttcttctgctaGAACTCTGCCTTCTGATTCTGGAAAAGTCTCGTTGGCTTTGTACTATGAGTCCCTTTGCCCTTACAGCGCCAACTTTATTGTCAATTACCTGGTCAAGCTCTTTGAAGATGACCTCATCTCCATTGTTGATCTGAAGCTTTCTCCTTGGGGTAATGCCAAGCTCAGAAGCAATGACACCTTCAGTTGCCAG CATGGTCCATCTGAATGCTTATTAAACACCGTGGAAGCCTGTGCCATCAAGATCTGGCCTGCACTG AATGAtcattttcctttcatttattGCATTGAGAGTTTGGTTTACGAGCACAAGTATCCCCAGTGGGAGTCATGTTATGAGAAACTGGGTCTGGATTCAAAACCTATTGCTGAATGCTACAGTAGTGGACTTGGCAAAGAG CTTGAACTACAATATGCAGCTGAAACCAGTGCTCTCCAGCCTCCACATCAGTATGTGCCATGGGTAGTTGTGGATGGACTGCCAATTTATGAG GACTACGAAAACTTTCTGACCTATGTCTGCAATGCTTATAATGGCACCGCTGCCCTCAAGGCTTGCAGCAAACTATCCCTTAATACCATCCAAAAGGCAAGCACTAAATCTACCCTTTCAGTTGGTTGTAACGAGGGAAAGATGCCAGCGTTATTCGGAAGGATAAGATCAACCCTAACATCGTGGATGCGACAGATGAACATGGCAATTTGGATATAG
- the LOC117632291 gene encoding gamma-interferon-responsive lysosomal thiol protein isoform X2, which yields MASSTFVHPLLLLLCSVLLFPTTTISSESNKVRVDVYYETLCPDSEDFIVKDLIKLFESGLISIVDLKLYPYGNAKLGSNNTIYCQHGPSECLLNTVEACAIKIWPALNDHFPFIYCIESLVYEHKYPQWESCYEKLGLDSKPIAECYSSGLGKELELQYAAETSALQPPHQYVPWVVVDGLPIYEDYENFLTYVCNAYNGTAALKACSKLSLNTIQKASTKSTLSVGCNEGKMPALFGRIRSTLTSWMRQMNMAIWI from the exons ATGGCCTCATCAACTTTTGTTCATCCTCTGCTCTTGTTGCTCTGTTCCGTCTTACTGTTTCCAACAACCACAATTTCTTCTGAGAGCAACAAAGTCAGAGTTGATGTCTACTATGAAACCCTGTGTCCCGACAGTGAAGATTTCATCGTGAAGGATCTGATCAAGCTCTTTGAAAGTGGGCTCATCTCCATAGTTGATCTCAAGCTCTATCCCTACGGCAACGCCAAGCTTGGATCCAACAACACCATCTATTGCCAg CATGGTCCATCTGAATGCTTATTAAACACCGTGGAAGCCTGTGCCATCAAGATCTGGCCTGCACTG AATGAtcattttcctttcatttattGCATTGAGAGTTTGGTTTACGAGCACAAGTATCCCCAGTGGGAGTCATGTTATGAGAAACTGGGTCTGGATTCAAAACCTATTGCTGAATGCTACAGTAGTGGACTTGGCAAAGAG CTTGAACTACAATATGCAGCTGAAACCAGTGCTCTCCAGCCTCCACATCAGTATGTGCCATGGGTAGTTGTGGATGGACTGCCAATTTATGAG GACTACGAAAACTTTCTGACCTATGTCTGCAATGCTTATAATGGCACCGCTGCCCTCAAGGCTTGCAGCAAACTATCCCTTAATACCATCCAAAAGGCAAGCACTAAATCTACCCTTTCAGTTGGTTGTAACGAGGGAAAGATGCCAGCGTTATTCGGAAGGATAAGATCAACCCTAACATCGTGGATGCGACAGATGAACATGGCAATTTGGATATAG